In the genome of Spirochaetia bacterium, one region contains:
- the uxuA gene encoding mannonate dehydratase, with amino-acid sequence MKMTMRWYGSKFDTVTLKQMRQIPGLKGVITTLYDIPVGEVWPQDRIHELKEEVEASGLVIEGIESINIHDAIKIGLPERDRYIENYIATLEHLGKEGITLVCYNFMPVFDWTRTDLSKQRPDGSFVMAYDQKKVDALDPQAFFDQTNSNSNGFVMPGWEPDRLAHVKELFAAYASVDADVLFNNLVYFLKAIEPICEKYGIKMAIHPDDPAWSVFGLPRIITGKETILRLMKAVDKPFNGLTFCTGSLGTNPKNDLPGIVRALPGRIHFAHIRNLHHFSPGVFEESAHLSSDGSFDMYEICKALYDIGFNGPVRPDHGRMIWGEKAMPGYGLYDRALGATYINGLFEAIEKSNR; translated from the coding sequence ATGAAGATGACGATGCGCTGGTACGGTTCAAAATTTGATACTGTAACCTTAAAACAGATGAGACAGATTCCTGGTTTGAAGGGCGTCATTACGACCTTATATGATATTCCGGTAGGAGAAGTATGGCCGCAGGATCGAATCCATGAACTGAAGGAAGAAGTCGAAGCTTCAGGGCTCGTGATAGAAGGTATCGAAAGTATCAATATCCATGATGCAATCAAAATTGGCTTACCTGAACGGGACCGATATATCGAGAATTATATAGCAACCCTTGAGCATCTTGGAAAAGAAGGCATTACGCTGGTATGCTACAATTTCATGCCTGTCTTTGACTGGACCCGGACCGATTTGTCCAAACAGCGGCCAGACGGTTCCTTTGTCATGGCATATGATCAGAAAAAGGTCGATGCCCTTGATCCACAGGCTTTCTTTGACCAGACGAATTCCAATAGCAACGGCTTTGTGATGCCCGGTTGGGAACCGGACAGGCTGGCTCATGTCAAGGAACTGTTTGCAGCATATGCTTCGGTTGATGCCGATGTACTGTTCAATAACCTTGTTTATTTCCTTAAGGCAATCGAACCGATATGCGAAAAATATGGGATCAAAATGGCAATCCACCCAGATGATCCCGCATGGTCGGTCTTTGGACTGCCAAGGATTATTACAGGAAAGGAAACAATTCTCAGATTGATGAAGGCTGTCGACAAACCATTCAACGGACTGACTTTCTGTACTGGATCTCTTGGAACGAATCCAAAGAATGATCTTCCTGGGATTGTCAGAGCATTACCTGGTCGTATACATTTTGCCCATATACGGAATCTGCACCATTTTTCACCTGGAGTATTTGAGGAGTCTGCACATCTTTCCAGTGATGGCTCCTTTGATATGTATGAAATTTGCAAAGCACTCTATGACATTGGTTTCAATGGCCCTGTCAGACCTGACCATGGCCGTATGATTTGGGGAGAAAAAGCGATGCCTGGTTATGGACTGTACGACAGGGCACTCGGAGCTACATACATCAATGGATTGTTTGAAGCAATTGAGAAATCCAACAGATAG